TGGACCCCATGGTCTCTGCTGTCCACAGTCTTTTCAGGCTTCTCTTCACAAGATTTGGAGTTTAAGATATTCTCTAGAGATTGAGCTGAAGTATCTGCAGCCGTTGTGTCACTGGCTGAGGTCCCTGTGATGGTCTTCAGGACTTCCTTAGTGTGCCACCTCTTGTGAACCTTTAGGTCTTTCCTGTCCTGGAAGGATTTGCCACATTCCTTGCAGAAGTAGGGACACTCTGCAGGGGTTTCTTTTTGTAAAAGACTATGGTGATGGGTGAGGACATTCCTATACTGGACCGGCTTCATCCCTTCTAGTGCTTGCTCGCGCTTCTTCAGGCCTGAAGAACAATTCTTCTGACTCATTTCAGCAGAGCACCTGGAATTGCCGTGTTTTGCTATACTCTTGGTGACTGTATCAGGTTTAGGATTTTTTGGGTTCATGATACAACTCTGTACATAAGTCGAGTGCGTCTTCAGAGCAGCTGGGAGAGGGTGTGGGGTCTTCTGGAGCACAGTGCAGCTGACAGTCGTAGTTGGATTTGTATGCTGGCTGGAGCTTGTTGGATCAACCGTTTGCTCCTTTAAAACAAGTTCTTCACATTTTGTATAGTCCTCATGTTTTCCGCTGTCTCCACTCTTTGTACGTTTCTCTACAGAAGATATGGAGGTCAGGTTCTCAACCTTTGCTCCTCTGCTCGGTCTAGATTGCAGATCTGAATCAGCAGTGGACACGATGGTGGCCGAGGATCTAACTAAAGTCTGCAGCTTAGGATGGAGGTTGATGCTTATGTTGGAATTTTTGGCTCCttgagagctttgtggatgactcTTGTCTATATCCATGTTGACTCCTGATTTTGGAGCTGATTTTTGGAGCCTTTCTGCTGTTTTGTCATTTTTACCTTCCTTATGTCCTCTTTGCTTTTTATTAACGTAGAAGCTTCTCCCTGAATGCGCTTGAGCAGAGGAATTGGCTGGATCCTGTATAAGGGAACACATTAGCTGGGGTGGTTCTCCAGACCCTGAACCAGGTGAAGGAGACAGTGGATGGACCATAGGGCCAGGAGTGGTGGCTGAGCTGCTGCTCCTGTGATGACCGCACATTCTGCACATGTGAGACGCTGACCGCACTAGGTTCTCCTTTTTATGGCTGCTGAGATTTGACCAGTGGGTGACTCTGCCACATTTTGAGCAGGAATAGGACTTTATGAACTCGAGGCTTGTTGTGTGGGTGGTTGTTTGTGGCGGCCCTGGGGACGTGTCTGACTTCCTGTCTTCTCTCTTCACGTTGGGATATTTCTCTTTGCATTTCCCGGCCTTCTTCATCTCCGCACCGTGCAGCTCATGTCTCTGCGCTACCACATTTTTGGTTAAGAATTTCAGTTCTGGGACTTCTGGGGACAATCCAGTTCCTTCCACAATCCTCTTCTTGCTGCATCGTGTAGGGTCTGGGGGTGAACCTTCCAATGTTTTAGTCTCTTGGCTTACGACAGCcgttctctttctttctttcgtaGTTAATGCTCCGTTGCTAGATGGGGAGTCCTGACCCTGAGATGTTGGGTTTTCATGTCCATCACTGTACTTCTTCATGCTTTGCTCTTGGACATTCTCATTTGCAGTGCTGTACGTAGAAGGACACACTCTCTGTATATTCCCTCCAGCCTCCAGGGCTTCAGTGTAGTGTTTTTTAGAAGGTTGGTCAATGAGGATCATGGTGACCACTTCATTAAACTTGACATGCTTGTTCTTGTGGTGCGCTGGTTTGATTATTGTAGTCGATCTTTCTTCCTTCTCCATTATACttttttggtttacaatcttGACATTCCTTGTACTTTTGTTTATCAAAATATCTGAGATTTTGTGTACATGAACATCTTCGGAATCGGCGGTATCACCATCAGGTGTTGAGTCAAGGTCATCTTTTGCATGTAAGCTTTCCATTGTCGGTAGCAGATGAACATCTCCTGAAGGTTCTTCTGAGCTTTTCACGTCTGAGTTGATCCCTGCACCTCCTGTCAGGTTTCGGTTTTCTGGAACGCTCTCTTCATGTATGTCACACGTGCCCACAGCTTTTCCTGGAGACAATTCTTCTGATCCACCATCCATCGCCTCCTCAGGTTCGAGGTCTTGGCTCTCCTGTAGGTTTATGAATGGCTCTTCAGGAAGAGGTTCATCTTGAAGGTTTCGTGGTATCTCCAGTGAGATAGAGAGATCACAGTATCTTCTCTCCAGCGATGGTTTGACTTGACGATCTTCACCAATAATCTTCTTGTCCGCAGATCGTGCTAATATCCGGTGATAGGGACGACTCCGACTTTTCCGTTTCTTGTCCTTCTTTATCCACCTGATGGGGTTGACTCGGGGATAGCGCCGCTGCTTTTTCACGTGCACCTCACATTTACTACGCGGAACATCACTGCAGCGTTGCTGGATCAAAGATCTGTCCTCGATAATATTCTCATGCCAAGAGCCTATCAGATAAAAGAAGACAAAATTAGTTTGAGGTAATAAAGACAGAAGCCATGCCCCATCACTACTGTAACCATAGAGAACCCTGCAATCaggcatgtacacagtgactgcaccagcagcagaatagtgagtgcagctctggagtataatacaggatgtaacttaggatcagtacaggataagtaatgtcatgtatgtacacagtgactgcaccagcagcagaatagtgagtacagctctgcagtataatacaggatgtaactcaggatcagtacaggataagtaatgtcatgtatgtacacagtgactgcaccagcagcagaatagtgagtgcagctctggagtataatacaggatgtaactcaggatcagtacaggataagtaatgtcatgtatgtacacagtgactgcaccagcagcagaatagtgagtgcagctctggagtataatacaggatgtaactcaggatcagtacaggataagtaatgtcatgtatgtacagtgactgcaccagcagcagaatagtgagtgcagctctggggtataatacaggatgtaactcaggatcagtacaggataagtaatgtcatgtatgtacacagtgactgcaccagcagcagaatagtgagtgcagctctggggtataatacaggatgtaactcaggatcagtacaggataagtaatgtcatgtatgtacacagtgactgcaccagcagcagaatagtgagtgcagctctggagtataatacaggatgtaactcaggatcagtacaggataagtaatgtcatgtatgtacagtgactgcaccagcagcagaatagtgagtgcagctctggagtataatacaggatgtaactcaggatcagtacaggataagtaatgccatgtatgtacacagtgactgcaccagcagcagaatagtgagtgcagctctggagtataatacaggatgtaactcaggatcagtacaggataagtaatgtcatgtatgtacagtgactgcaccagcagcagaatagtgagtgcagctctggagtataatacaggatgtaactcaggatcagtacaggataagtaatgtcatgtatgtacacagtgactgcaccagcagcagaatagtgagtgcagctctagggtataatacaggatgtaactcaggatcagtacaggataagtaatgtcatgtatgtacagtgactgcaccagcagcagaatagtgagtgcagctctggagtataatacaggatgtaactcaggatcagtacaggataagtaatgtcatgtatgtacacagtgactgcaccagcagcagaatagtgagtgcagctctggagtataatacaggatgtaactcaggatcagtacaggataagtaatgtcatgtatgtacacagtgactgcaccagcagcagaatagtgagtgcagctctggggtataatacaggatgtaactcaggatcagtacaggatgagtaatgtcatgtatgtacacagtgactgcaccagcagcagaatagtgagtgcagctctggggtataatacaggatgtaactcaggatcagtacaggataagtaatgtcatgtatgtacacagtgactgcaccagcagcagaatagtgagtgcagctctggggtataatacaggatgtaactcaggatcagtacaggataagtaatgtcatgtatgtacacagtgactgctccagcagcagaatagtgagtgcagctctggggtataatacaggatgtaactcaggatcagtacaggataagtaatgtcatgtatgtacacagtgactgctccagcagcagaatagtgagtgcagctctggagctcgttacatcgttaagctctgtctgttgctgtcagaggctgtgtgctgctgctgctctgagctccaggaataatccatctccacctggggcctgctctctcccttcccagggtttccaggcatgagccagagcggcaagccccaggctcctgcttcccgggcctgGCGGCGGGGGGCAGGGATAGCCagctaccggccagcgctatggaggactcaggggtgagacgttccaccaggagtcgtagtaatactgctcctactccccctgggtccagtgtaaagaggcaaacccagaacctggatgtccatgatggtgcgggtgacagcggtccttccggggctggagccatgaagcggagtgctcacagaggtaaggctgaccatgcggggagaggctgggcggtgcaggggccctgggagtctttgtccacctatgcctcccgggtccagagccacctctgagtatgaagaggcgaccaagaccatcaggaggctccgggtggagctgcgatgtgcccgcgccagggcgaacacagtGCAAAAGAAGCGCAAAATGGAGGTTAAAGGAGAAATTAACCACCTAAAAGAAGAGATGGATAAGCTGATAAAAAGAAAGACCTTTATTTGTAAGAACAGCAGACCGTTTAAGGAAAAACTGATTAATGATGACCGATTTGCTcatatggctgataacagagagcaaaggctgaaggggttgcagcctgcgagccaggtggaggaggagga
This region of Engystomops pustulosus unplaced genomic scaffold, aEngPut4.maternal MAT_SCAFFOLD_423, whole genome shotgun sequence genomic DNA includes:
- the LOC140111335 gene encoding uncharacterized protein — protein: MERDPVTFEDVAIYFTRKEWETLSAEQKDLYKEVMNDNYRMILSLNRPDIIQNIDLGREPYVRSHSESDDTGSWHENIIEDRSLIQQRCSDVPRSKCEVHVKKQRRYPRVNPIRWIKKDKKRKSRSRPYHRILARSADKKIIGEDRQVKPSLERRYCDLSISLEIPRNLQDEPLPEEPFINLQESQDLEPEEAMDGGSEELSPGKAVGTCDIHEESVPENRNLTGGAGINSDVKSSEEPSGDVHLLPTMESLHAKDDLDSTPDGDTADSEDVHVHKISDILINKSTRNVKIVNQKSIMEKEERSTTIIKPAHHKNKHVKFNEVVTMILIDQPSKKHYTEALEAGGNIQRVCPSTYSTANENVQEQSMKKYSDGHENPTSQGQDSPSSNGALTTKERKRTAVVSQETKTLEGSPPDPTRCSKKRIVEGTGLSPEVPELKFLTKNVVAQRHELHGAEMKKAGKCKEKYPNVKREDRKSDTSPGPPQTTTHTTSLEFIKSYSCSKCGRVTHWSNLSSHKKENLVRSASHMCRMCGHHRSSSSATTPGPMVHPLSPSPGSGSGEPPQLMCSLIQDPANSSAQAHSGRSFYVNKKQRGHKEGKNDKTAERLQKSAPKSGVNMDIDKSHPQSSQGAKNSNISINLHPKLQTLVRSSATIVSTADSDLQSRPSRGAKVENLTSISSVEKRTKSGDSGKHEDYTKCEELVLKEQTVDPTSSSQHTNPTTTVSCTVLQKTPHPLPAALKTHSTYVQSCIMNPKNPKPDTVTKSIAKHGNSRCSAEMSQKNCSSGLKKREQALEGMKPVQYRNVLTHHHSLLQKETPAECPYFCKECGKSFQDRKDLKVHKRWHTKEVLKTITGTSASDTTAADTSAQSLENILNSKSCEEKPEKTVDSRDHGVHTKYGECGITENRKDSSNYNQQKKLPKSRPDVLQKTHDHLNPTMKKHFTYGHKISDPTVEAQNPTCDKDYKPCVRSQMKHVHPEHPAESAEKIHILHLKKRYKRPLKGLEPFQCKQCGKIFSRHFTLLQHSTVHTGERPYSCKECGKSFRDGGYLKVHMRLHTKEKPYTCLECGKCFKQNSAFVVHLRTHTDEKPFQCSECGKSFSDRSTLRHHQLIHTGEKPFTCSFCGKKFTQQAHVKRHEKMHTGERPHGCTVCDKRFIDRTKLRKHELTHNRGKVSRSIN